The following are from one region of the Syngnathus typhle isolate RoL2023-S1 ecotype Sweden linkage group LG22, RoL_Styp_1.0, whole genome shotgun sequence genome:
- the ccnc gene encoding cyclin-C isoform X1, whose product MAGNFWQSSHYLQWVLDKQDLMKERQKDLKFLSEEEYWKLQIFFANVIQALGEHLKLRQQVIATATVYFKRFYARYSLKSIDPVLMAPTCVFLASKVEEFGVVSNTRLISAATSVLKTRFSYAFPKEFPYRMNHILECEFYLLELMDCCLIVYHPYRPLLQYVQDMGQEDMLLPLAWRIVNDTYRTDLCLLYPPFMIALACLHVACVVQQKDARQWFAELSVDMDKILEIIRVILKLYDQWKNFDDRKEIAAVLNKMPKPKPPPNSENDQSSNGNQSNSYNQS is encoded by the exons ATGGCTGGAAACTTTTGGCAAAGTTCTCATTA TCTGCAGTGGGTGCTGGACAAGCAGGACCTCATGAAGGAACGACAGAAGGACCTCAAGTTCCTCTCTGAGGAAGAATACTGGAAGCTGCAGATCTTCTTTGCCAACG tCATTCAGGCTTTGGGAGAACACTTGAAACTGAGGCAACAGGTTATCGCCACTGCTACTGTCTACTTCAAACGTTTCTATGCAAG ATATTCCCTAAAAAGTATCGACCCAGTTCTCATGGCTCCTACCTGTGTTTTCTTAGCTTCCAAGGTGGAG GAATTCGGAGTGGTTTCCAACACGAGGCTGATCTCCGCAGCCACGTCTGTGT TGAAAACAAGATTCTCCTACGCCTTTCCAAAGGAGTTCCCTTACAGGATGAATCAT ATCTTAGAGTGCGAGTTCTACTTGTTGGAGTTGATG GACTGCTGCCTGATCGTTTACCACCCATACAGACCACTTCTGCAGTACGTGCAGGACATGGGCCAGGAGGACATGCTGCTGCCACTGGCCTG GCGCATCGTGAATGACACCTACAGGACGGACCTGTGTCTGCTTTACCCTCCCTTCATGATCGCCCTGG CGTGTCTCCATGTGGCATGCGTGGTGCAGCAGAAGGATGCCAGGCAGTGGTTTGCAGAGCTGTCGGTGGACATGGACAAG ATTCTCGAGATCATCCGTGTCATCCTCAAACTGTACGACCAGTGGAAGAACTTTGATGACCGCAAGGAGATAGCCGCCGTGCTCAATAAGATGCCCAAACCCAAACCGCCTCCCAACAG CGAGAACGATCAGAGCTCCAACGGCAACCAAAGCAACTCGTACAACCAGTCGTAG
- the faxca gene encoding failed axon connections homolog, whose translation MCRCWQVALAWTRSCVVDLGPSQDVSASGKQSFYGAIVALPLGGDRGTIMSALGSDSWWRKTLYLTGGALLAAAAYLLHELLAIRKEEELDSTDAIILHQFSRPKSGAPSLSPFCLKTETYLRMVDLPYQNYFDGKLSPLGKMPWIEYNHEHACGSDFIIDFLEERLGVSLNKSLTPQEKAVSRAVSKMVEEHFYWTITYCQWVDNLEETQKMLSVSGPLSELLKWILSHVTGGIVKREMYGHGMGRFSKDQVYAMMEKDMRTLAILLGNKKYLMGSKISTVDATVFGHLAPAMWTLPGTRPEKLIKGELINLAMYCERIRRRFWPEWFVDLEDFRYDDVPKSGMSASELPDLGLYSHTNTFPDDTRSHSAPGAPMSPGSDPTGFSLYDSDMDTECSELEPLKC comes from the exons ATGTGCCGCTGCTGGCAAGTGGCCTTGGCCTGGACGCGGTCGTGCGTGGTTGACCTCGGCCCGAGCCAGGACGTCTCGGCCAGTGGGAAGCAGTCGTTTTATGGGGCCATCGTCGCCCTTCCCCTGGGTGGCGACCGCGGCACTATCATGTCGGCTTTGGGCTCGGACTCGTGGTGGCGGAAGACGCTCTATCTAACCGGAGGAGCTCTCCTAGCCGCCGCTGCCTATTTGCTGCACGAATTGTTGGCCATCAG AAAAGAAGAAGAGTTGGACTCTACAGACGCCATCATTCTGCATCAATTCTCCCGGCCCAAAAGTGGAGCCCCATCCCTGTCCCCCTTCTGCCTTAAGACGGAGACCTACCTCCGCATGGTGGACCTGCCCTACCAG AACTACTTTGACGGGAAGCTGTCACCACTGGGCAAGATGCCGTGGATCGAATACAACCACGAGCACGCGTGCGGCTCTGACTTTATCATTGACTTCCTGGAGGAGCGACTAGGCGTGAGCCTCAACAAGAGCCTGACGCCGCAAGAGAAGGCCGTTTCCCGCGCCGTCTCCAAAATGGTAGAGGAGCATTTCTACTG GACCATCACATACTGCCAGTGGGTAGACAATCTCGAGGAGACGCAAAAGATGTTGTCCGTGAGCGGGCCACTGAGCGAGCTGCTCAAGTGGATCCTGAGTCACGTGACTGGCGGCATCGTCAAGCGGGAGATGTACGGCCACGGGATGGGACGCTTCTCCAAGGACCAAGTCTACGCCATGATGGAGAAGGACATGCGCACACTGGCCATCCTGCTAG GCAATAAGAAATACCTGATGGGCTCCAAGATCTCAACTGTAGATGCCACGGTGTTTGGCCACTTGGCCCCTGCCATGTGGACTCTACCTGGAACACGACCGGAGAAGCTCATCAAAG GCGAGCTGATCAACCTGGCCATGTACTGCGAGCGAATTCGCCGCCGTTTCTGGCCCGAGTGGTTCGTGGACTTGGAGGACTTTCGCTACGACGACGTGCCCAAGAGCGGCATGTCGGCCTCCGAGCTCCCTGACCTGGGCCTCTACTCTCACACGAACACCTTCCCGGATGACACGCGCTCGCACTCCGCCCCCGGCGCGCCCATGTCGCCCGGCAGCGATCCGACGGGCTTCTCGCTGTACGACTCGGACATGGACACGGAGTGCTCCGAACTAGAGCCGCTCAAGTGTTGA
- the ccnc gene encoding cyclin-C isoform X2: MAPTCVFLASKVEEFGVVSNTRLISAATSVLKTRFSYAFPKEFPYRMNHILECEFYLLELMDCCLIVYHPYRPLLQYVQDMGQEDMLLPLAWRIVNDTYRTDLCLLYPPFMIALACLHVACVVQQKDARQWFAELSVDMDKILEIIRVILKLYDQWKNFDDRKEIAAVLNKMPKPKPPPNSENDQSSNGNQSNSYNQS; encoded by the exons ATGGCTCCTACCTGTGTTTTCTTAGCTTCCAAGGTGGAG GAATTCGGAGTGGTTTCCAACACGAGGCTGATCTCCGCAGCCACGTCTGTGT TGAAAACAAGATTCTCCTACGCCTTTCCAAAGGAGTTCCCTTACAGGATGAATCAT ATCTTAGAGTGCGAGTTCTACTTGTTGGAGTTGATG GACTGCTGCCTGATCGTTTACCACCCATACAGACCACTTCTGCAGTACGTGCAGGACATGGGCCAGGAGGACATGCTGCTGCCACTGGCCTG GCGCATCGTGAATGACACCTACAGGACGGACCTGTGTCTGCTTTACCCTCCCTTCATGATCGCCCTGG CGTGTCTCCATGTGGCATGCGTGGTGCAGCAGAAGGATGCCAGGCAGTGGTTTGCAGAGCTGTCGGTGGACATGGACAAG ATTCTCGAGATCATCCGTGTCATCCTCAAACTGTACGACCAGTGGAAGAACTTTGATGACCGCAAGGAGATAGCCGCCGTGCTCAATAAGATGCCCAAACCCAAACCGCCTCCCAACAG CGAGAACGATCAGAGCTCCAACGGCAACCAAAGCAACTCGTACAACCAGTCGTAG
- the pou3f2a gene encoding LOW QUALITY PROTEIN: POU domain, class 3, transcription factor 2a (The sequence of the model RefSeq protein was modified relative to this genomic sequence to represent the inferred CDS: inserted 1 base in 1 codon) codes for MCQPLSANKERSEADHRCAPLXCVPLAQRPGDAGERRLAVPWRAPLSRRRQPLPDFLLLHPTRAVMATATSNHFSVLSSPGSPPPQQQSESGTMQQQQQQEYRDAHALLQSDYGAHPLSHAHQWIAALSHHGDAGTPWPSSPLGEQDVKPVLHDGDREEMRDSGDGDAQQRHPHPAHQPAHHDARAWRAGSTASAHIPAMATSEGQGLLYSQSGFGLMAGGEQQGGMHHHPHPHVHHQPLGRDDEQHSHSPHLSDHGGGPPPPQHQDHSDEDTPTSDELEQFAKQFKQRRIKLGFTQADVGLALGTLYGNVFSQTTICRFEALQLSFKNMCKLKPLLNKWLEEADSTSGSPTSLDKIAAQGRKRKKRTSIEVGVKGALESHFLKCPKPGAAEINSLADSLQLEKEVVRVWFCNRRQKEKRMTPAGGPLPGGEDMYGESPPHHGGQTPVQ; via the exons ATGTGTCAGCCACTCTCGGCCAATAAAGAGAGGAGCGAGGCGGACCACAGGTGCGCGCCTC CCTGCGTCCCCTTGGCACAGCGCCCCGGAGATGCTGGAGAGAGACGCCTGGCTGTCCCGTGGCGCGCACCGCTTTCCCGTCGAAGGCAGCCTCTTCCTGACTTCCTCCTCTTACACCCCACTCGGGCGGTGATGGCGACCGCCACGTCCAACCACTTCAGCGTCCTAAGCAGCCCCGGCAGCCCTCCGCCGCAGCAGCAGTCGGAGTCCGGGACcatgcagcagcaacagcagcaggagtACAGGGACGCGCACGCCCTGCTCCAAAGCGACTACGGCGCGCACCCGCTCAGCCACGCGCACCAGTGGATCGCGGCGCTGTCTCACCACGGGGACGCCGGCACCCCGTGGCCGTCCAGCCCGCTCGGGGAGCAGGACGTGAAGCCCGTGTTGCACGACGGCGACCGCGAGGAGATGCGCGACTCCGGCGACGGCGACGCGCAACAGCGACACCCTCACCCCGCGCACCAGCCCGCGCATCACGACGCCAGAGCATGGCGCGCCGGCAGCACCGCCTCCGCGCATATCCCCGCTATGGCGACATCTGAGGGCCAAGGTCTGCTCTACTCCCAATCCGGCTTCGGCTTGATGGCCGGCGGGGAGCAGCAAGGCGGCATGCACCACCATCCGCACCCGCATGTCCACCACCAGCCGCTTGGTCGGGACGACGAACAGCACAGCCACAGCCCGCACTTGAGCGACCACGGAGgcgggccgccgccgccccagcACCAGGACCATTCGGATGAGGATACGCCGACGTCAGACGAGCTTGAGCAGTTCGCCAAACAGTTCAAGCAGCGGCGCATTAAATTGGGCTTCACCCAGGCCGACGTGGGTCTGGCCCTGGGGACCCTGTACGGCAATGTCTTCTCGCAGACTACCATCTGCAGGTTCGAGGCGCTGCAGCTGAGCTTCAAGAACATGTGCAAGCTAAAGCCGCTGCTGAACAAGTGGCTAGAGGAGGCCGACTCCACCTCGGGGAGCCCCACCAGCCTGGACAAGATCGCAGCGCAGGGCCGCAAGCGAAAAAAGAGGACCTCCATCGAGGTGGGCGTCAAGGGGGCCCTGGAGAGTCACTTCCTCAAGTGCCCCAAGCCCGGGGCGGCCGAGATCAACTCGCTGGCGGACAGCCTGCAGCTGGAGAAGGAGGTGGTCCGGGTCTGGTTCTGTAACAGGAGGCAAAAGGAGAAGCGGATGACGCCCGCCGGGGGACCTCTGCCGGGTGGGGAGGACATGTACGGGGAAAGCCCTCCGCACCACGGAGGACAGACCCCTGTGCAGTGA